In Brachypodium distachyon strain Bd21 chromosome 2, Brachypodium_distachyon_v3.0, whole genome shotgun sequence, one genomic interval encodes:
- the LOC100824175 gene encoding uncharacterized protein LOC100824175 encodes MPSSLVVMSSPSASSSQGEGGYYLMGCIKDVPTLRGDNYTEWRKKVDLAFVCAEVDWVVDTSQPPKPTEPVRDDKDDDAAWGKKKREYAPLEMSYTLENKKWLTANKKCMAFIKNTTEHAIVGSIAECASVVEYLEKIKSQFTGSSKIYATQLLKQLVTEKYTGRRHGIREHILRMSNMAAKLKPMDSDLEIKSAMFVHLVMASLLKEFDTFVINYNM; translated from the coding sequence GAGGGTACTATTTGATGGGATGCATCAAGGACGTGCCAACTCTCAGGGGTGACAACTACACTGAGTGGAGAAAGAAAGTTGACCTGGCTTTCGTCTGTGCTGAGGTGGACTGGGTGGTTGACACTTCACAGCCACCAAAGCCGACAGAGCCAGTCAGGGATGATAAAGATGATGATGCTGCTtggggaaaaaagaagagggagtatGCTCCATTGGAGATGTCATACACCCTCGAGAACAAAAAGTGGCTCACCGCCAACAAAAAGTGCATGGCTTTCATAAAGAACACAACTGAGCACGCTATTGTGGGCTCAATTGCAGAGTGTGCTTCCGTAGTGGAGTATCTTGAAAAGATAAAGAGCCAGTTCACTGGCTCTTCAAAGATATATGCTACCCAGCTACTAAAGCAACTGGTGACAGAAAAGTACACTGGAAGAAGACATGGCATAAGAGAGCATATCCTCAGGATGAGCAACATGGCAGCTAAGCTGAAACCCATGGATTCTGATCTAGAGATCAAGTCTGCAATGTTTGTTCATCTGGTTATGGCTTCACTGCTAAAAGAGTTTGACACTTTTGTTATCAACTACAACATGTAG